A genomic stretch from Mycobacterium cookii includes:
- a CDS encoding GH92 family glycosyl hydrolase — MRSRRGAVALVTAALLVSAMLVSATPTSYEPPEMVAKPVDHVNTLIGTGNGGKTVGEINNFPGPSVPFGMVQYSPDTVDNYAGYSHSNDHATGFSMTHASVGCAAFGDISMLPTTGPVGVAPWDASEEIAHDDHEVGVPGYYSVRLPSADVTAELTATRRTGVGRFHFPRHRPARFLVRSGSSLGGTSADKIKIEGDNTTITGSATTGGFCGKDNVYTVYFAMKFSKPFINFGTWDGTSIYPKGRSAYASYQGSSGGYVEFPAGSEVEVRTALSYVDVDGARKNLDEAAESFDDVRAAASTQWNDALSRIRIAGYTEDDIVTFYSALYHALLNPNTFNDADGRYIGFDNNIHTVDEGHTQFANFSDWDTYRGVAALQGLVFPQEASDMAQSLVNDAEQSGSYPRWALANTATAEMTGDSVVPLIANFFAFGAKDFDVHRALRFMLDAAKEGGAGRNGYVERPEVETYLRRGYLPLPTTATCRGSFPAASISLEWSVDDFAISQFAAALGDSAAAADFQDRAQYWQNLFNPTTHSISPRNALGFFRVGPAVVPPAVGCFSQVGFDEGNAEQYVWYVPQNVAGLVTALGGRQAVADRLDKFTSQLNVGPEDPYLWAGNEPDFGVPWLYNYIGQPWKTQELVDRIRSTLFSPTPDGEPGNDDLGAMSAWYVWAAMGLYPSVPGTSVLTVNTPLFDRIEIALPAGKSIRISAPGASGHHRMQYISSLHVDGRSIDQTYLPAGFIESGGELAFSLSVHPNTTWGTAASSAPPSFGAGSLAVTVNVSPAVVTVDPGRSTYVTVNVQRMVDGPGEYTISAKPYDGISAKSVSGKFGDDGSATATVTIKVAESAPAGYYPLTLTTKAGKGERTFTLLVAVGEGGVEGG; from the coding sequence ATGCGGTCACGTCGGGGTGCCGTGGCGCTAGTGACGGCGGCGCTGCTGGTCAGCGCAATGCTGGTCAGCGCCACGCCGACGTCCTACGAACCACCCGAGATGGTGGCGAAACCGGTCGATCACGTCAACACCCTGATCGGCACCGGCAATGGCGGCAAGACGGTTGGTGAGATCAACAACTTCCCGGGGCCATCGGTGCCGTTCGGCATGGTGCAGTACTCCCCGGACACCGTCGACAACTATGCGGGCTACAGCCACTCCAACGACCACGCGACCGGGTTCAGCATGACGCACGCCTCGGTGGGGTGCGCGGCGTTCGGTGACATCTCGATGCTGCCGACCACCGGCCCGGTCGGCGTGGCGCCGTGGGATGCCAGCGAGGAGATCGCCCACGACGACCACGAGGTCGGCGTGCCCGGCTACTACTCGGTGCGGCTACCGTCCGCGGACGTGACGGCTGAACTCACCGCCACCCGACGCACCGGTGTCGGCCGGTTCCACTTCCCGCGGCACCGGCCGGCGCGGTTCTTGGTGCGGTCAGGGTCGTCGCTGGGCGGCACCTCGGCGGACAAGATCAAGATCGAGGGCGACAACACGACGATCACCGGCTCGGCCACCACCGGCGGATTCTGCGGCAAAGACAACGTCTACACGGTGTACTTCGCGATGAAGTTCAGCAAGCCATTCATCAACTTCGGCACGTGGGACGGGACTTCGATATACCCGAAAGGTCGCAGCGCGTATGCGAGTTACCAGGGCTCCAGCGGGGGTTACGTGGAATTCCCGGCCGGTTCGGAGGTCGAGGTGCGTACGGCACTGTCCTACGTCGACGTCGACGGTGCCCGCAAGAATCTCGACGAAGCCGCGGAGAGCTTCGACGACGTCCGCGCCGCGGCGTCGACGCAGTGGAATGATGCGTTGTCGCGCATCAGGATTGCCGGCTACACCGAAGACGACATCGTCACGTTCTACTCCGCGCTTTACCATGCGCTGCTGAATCCCAACACATTCAACGACGCCGACGGACGCTACATCGGATTCGACAACAACATCCACACCGTGGATGAGGGCCATACCCAGTTCGCCAACTTCTCCGACTGGGACACCTATCGCGGTGTCGCGGCTTTGCAGGGCCTGGTGTTCCCGCAGGAGGCCAGCGACATGGCGCAGTCATTGGTCAACGACGCCGAGCAGAGCGGGTCGTATCCCCGCTGGGCGCTGGCCAATACCGCGACGGCGGAGATGACCGGTGACAGCGTGGTGCCGCTGATCGCGAACTTCTTTGCGTTCGGAGCCAAGGACTTCGACGTGCATCGGGCGTTGCGTTTCATGCTCGACGCGGCCAAGGAGGGCGGCGCCGGGCGCAACGGGTATGTGGAGCGGCCCGAGGTCGAGACGTATCTGCGGCGCGGCTACCTTCCGCTGCCGACGACGGCGACCTGCCGCGGTTCGTTCCCGGCGGCGTCGATCTCGTTGGAGTGGTCGGTCGACGACTTCGCCATCTCCCAATTCGCCGCTGCACTCGGCGATTCGGCGGCGGCGGCCGACTTTCAGGACCGCGCGCAATACTGGCAGAACCTGTTCAACCCCACAACGCATTCCATCTCGCCGCGCAATGCGCTCGGGTTCTTCCGCGTGGGTCCCGCGGTGGTGCCGCCCGCGGTGGGCTGCTTCAGCCAGGTCGGGTTCGACGAGGGCAACGCCGAGCAGTACGTCTGGTATGTGCCGCAGAACGTCGCCGGTCTAGTGACCGCGCTCGGCGGCCGTCAGGCGGTGGCTGACCGGCTCGACAAATTCACCTCGCAGCTCAATGTCGGCCCGGAGGATCCGTATCTGTGGGCCGGCAACGAGCCGGATTTCGGGGTGCCGTGGCTGTACAACTACATCGGACAGCCCTGGAAGACACAGGAATTGGTCGACCGGATCCGCAGCACACTGTTCAGCCCGACACCCGATGGCGAACCCGGCAACGACGACTTGGGTGCGATGTCGGCCTGGTACGTCTGGGCGGCTATGGGCCTGTATCCCAGCGTCCCGGGTACATCGGTGTTGACCGTGAACACGCCGCTGTTTGACCGGATCGAAATCGCTCTTCCCGCAGGCAAATCCATTCGGATCTCCGCGCCCGGGGCGTCCGGGCATCACCGGATGCAGTACATCAGCAGCCTGCATGTCGACGGGCGATCAATCGACCAGACCTATCTGCCTGCGGGTTTTATCGAGTCTGGCGGCGAGTTGGCGTTCTCGTTGTCGGTTCATCCGAACACGACGTGGGGGACTGCTGCATCGTCGGCTCCGCCGTCGTTCGGTGCGGGCAGTCTGGCTGTGACGGTGAATGTTTCGCCGGCCGTTGTCACGGTGGATCCGGGGAGGTCGACGTATGTGACCGTCAATGTGCAGCGGATGGTCGACGGGCCGGGGGAGTACACGATCAGCGCGAAGCCCTACGACGGGATTTCGGCGAAGTCGGTGTCGGGGAAGTTTGGTGACGACGGGTCGGCGACGGCGACGGTCACAATCAAGGTGGCAGAGTCGGCGCCAGCCGGCTATTACCCGCTGACGCTGACGACGAAGGCCGGTAAGGGGGAGCGGACGTTCACGCTGCTGGTCGCCGTGGGGGAGGGCGGGGTGGAGGGTGGTTGA
- a CDS encoding HNH endonuclease: MDSAAELHLRELIFSQLAELVSEYGVVTRKQLDALQVGGETRRIIDRSKGIWNPRDLLATLSVVSSPDGGYSDAHVGESLFAYDYQRDTTAGDNVKMRRALELRLPIILLRKIKDGVYVPIFPAYVIADDAANHRFMIALDASLQSVADPLHLEPIERVYAERVMKQRLHQPEFRGRVMYAYEQRCTVCTLKHGKLLDAAHIIGDAEVHGVPSVDNGLSLCKIHHAAYDANLLGISPDYVVRINGELMEETDGPMLLHGLQEMDGRGLTLPKRRADRPSKDRLAERFEMFKNVS; this comes from the coding sequence GTGGATAGTGCGGCCGAACTTCATTTACGCGAACTCATCTTCAGCCAGCTAGCCGAGCTCGTTTCGGAATATGGCGTTGTCACGCGAAAGCAGCTGGACGCTCTGCAAGTCGGTGGCGAAACCCGTCGCATCATCGACCGCAGTAAAGGCATCTGGAATCCCAGGGACCTTCTCGCCACGTTGTCAGTCGTTTCAAGCCCAGACGGCGGATACTCCGACGCCCACGTCGGCGAATCGCTGTTCGCGTATGACTACCAAAGGGACACGACGGCTGGCGACAACGTGAAGATGCGCAGGGCATTAGAACTGAGACTGCCGATCATCTTGCTTCGCAAGATCAAAGACGGCGTCTACGTTCCTATCTTTCCTGCTTACGTCATCGCTGACGACGCCGCTAACCACCGCTTCATGATTGCGTTGGACGCGAGCCTCCAGTCAGTAGCTGATCCACTTCATCTGGAGCCGATCGAGCGCGTCTACGCAGAGCGGGTTATGAAGCAACGCCTGCACCAGCCCGAGTTTCGAGGTCGGGTGATGTATGCCTACGAACAACGCTGCACCGTATGCACTTTGAAGCATGGCAAGCTTTTGGATGCCGCTCACATCATAGGAGATGCTGAGGTCCATGGCGTTCCTTCAGTCGATAACGGCCTCAGTCTCTGCAAGATTCACCACGCGGCATACGATGCGAATCTTCTTGGCATCTCACCAGATTATGTCGTGCGTATCAACGGCGAGCTGATGGAGGAGACTGACGGGCCGATGCTTCTGCACGGACTGCAAGAGATGGACGGACGCGGGCTTACGCTACCCAAGCGGCGAGCAGACAGGCCCTCGAAAGACCGCCTTGCCGAGCGGTTCGAAATGTTCAAGAACGTGAGTTAA
- a CDS encoding hemophore-related protein: protein MVKPSLSQVFAMAGVMTLAAGAGIASADPDLSPAFNTTCTYSQVVSALNVEFPIAAAQLNASPTAQAALRGFLDSSPDQRRQIADELESKPGAQPYAQQFGGYVVQIATTCNNY, encoded by the coding sequence ATGGTCAAACCGTCGTTGAGCCAAGTGTTCGCCATGGCGGGCGTAATGACACTCGCCGCTGGCGCCGGCATCGCGTCCGCCGATCCCGATCTGAGCCCGGCCTTCAACACCACATGCACCTACTCCCAAGTGGTTTCAGCTCTCAATGTCGAATTTCCGATAGCTGCTGCACAACTCAACGCCTCGCCGACAGCGCAGGCTGCATTGCGTGGATTCCTCGACTCGTCGCCTGATCAGCGCCGCCAGATCGCGGACGAGCTGGAAAGCAAGCCGGGAGCTCAGCCGTACGCTCAGCAGTTCGGCGGATACGTCGTGCAGATCGCCACCACCTGCAACAACTACTGA
- the drmC gene encoding DISARM system phospholipase D-like protein DrmC, with translation MSTGEIARLGELLSAEEAKSIAAALRQVKMPHVAAKRAYPAHRSEVERLLKQLISRDTDAALVAAVLDGIAAVPKVHRPVVVWTSPSIPGSTGHTTLAALDMINDATTHIHAATYSAGKDSPHLAALRNALDRGVTVTVVVDVKERADAAALIAQRLDGARIWTLAEPAGGQWAIQHSKLIAVDDRCSFVTSANFSTAAAMRSLECGMFSQDALIATGIREHLENLHAHGILIDFKT, from the coding sequence ATGAGCACCGGAGAGATCGCACGGCTTGGTGAGCTCCTCAGCGCCGAAGAAGCCAAGTCGATCGCTGCCGCTCTGCGTCAGGTCAAAATGCCACACGTTGCGGCCAAACGTGCTTACCCCGCCCATCGTTCCGAAGTCGAACGATTGCTGAAGCAGTTGATCTCTCGCGACACCGATGCAGCACTAGTCGCGGCAGTACTCGACGGTATCGCCGCGGTCCCAAAGGTTCATCGTCCAGTAGTTGTGTGGACTTCGCCCTCTATCCCGGGATCGACCGGCCACACAACGCTCGCCGCTCTCGACATGATCAACGATGCAACCACGCACATACACGCTGCAACGTATTCGGCAGGTAAGGATTCGCCGCACCTGGCTGCCCTCCGCAACGCTCTAGACCGAGGCGTCACCGTGACTGTCGTCGTTGATGTCAAGGAGAGAGCCGATGCCGCCGCGCTGATTGCGCAGAGGCTCGACGGCGCGCGTATTTGGACGTTGGCCGAGCCCGCAGGTGGCCAGTGGGCGATTCAGCACTCCAAGCTGATCGCAGTAGACGACAGGTGCTCGTTTGTCACTAGTGCAAACTTCTCGACTGCGGCGGCGATGCGGAGCCTTGAGTGCGGCATGTTCAGTCAGGATGCGCTTATCGCCACGGGTATCCGCGAGCATCTCGAAAACCTTCACGCGCATGGCATTTTGATCGACTTCAAGACGTGA
- a CDS encoding SDR family oxidoreductase, producing the protein MGTYAVTGSASGMGHQVAQKLRDAGHIVIGVDIKQADIVADLSTREGRQAAAAGVLQAAGSRLDGAVLAAGLGPTRDPGRARLIAQVNFFGVVELLSAWRPALAAADRAKVVVFSSNSTTTTPTVPARMVRAFLARDADKAVRSVRFLGKNAAVFVYAGSKIAVSRWVRREAVKAEWAGAGIRLNALAPGAIMTPLLEESLASPKEAKRIRSFPVPIGGFGDAGQLADWVLFMLSDAADFLCGSIVFVDGGSDAYFRADDWPSSVPAYRLLSYLKRFRGQSG; encoded by the coding sequence ATGGGTACCTACGCGGTCACCGGCTCGGCCTCAGGCATGGGGCACCAGGTCGCGCAGAAGCTGCGCGACGCCGGGCACATCGTGATCGGAGTGGACATCAAACAGGCCGACATCGTCGCCGATCTTTCGACCCGCGAGGGACGCCAGGCGGCGGCCGCGGGCGTTCTACAAGCTGCCGGGTCCAGATTGGACGGCGCCGTGCTGGCCGCCGGGCTCGGCCCCACTCGGGACCCGGGCCGTGCGCGCCTGATCGCCCAGGTCAACTTCTTCGGCGTCGTTGAGTTGCTCAGCGCGTGGCGCCCGGCTCTGGCCGCCGCTGACCGCGCGAAAGTCGTTGTCTTCTCCAGTAATTCCACCACGACAACGCCTACCGTTCCCGCTCGCATGGTGCGGGCCTTTCTTGCGCGTGACGCCGACAAGGCGGTTCGATCCGTGAGATTTCTCGGCAAGAACGCTGCGGTGTTTGTCTACGCCGGGTCCAAGATCGCGGTGAGCCGCTGGGTTCGACGCGAGGCGGTCAAGGCCGAGTGGGCGGGCGCCGGCATCCGCCTGAACGCGCTTGCTCCGGGGGCGATCATGACGCCTCTTCTGGAGGAGTCGCTGGCATCGCCCAAGGAGGCGAAGCGCATCCGGTCGTTTCCCGTCCCGATCGGCGGTTTCGGCGACGCCGGGCAGCTGGCCGACTGGGTGCTGTTCATGCTGTCGGATGCGGCCGACTTCTTATGTGGGAGCATCGTATTCGTCGACGGCGGGTCGGATGCGTACTTCCGCGCTGACGACTGGCCGAGCAGCGTGCCGGCGTATCGACTGTTGTCCTACCTCAAGCGCTTCCGCGGGCAGTCGGGCTGA
- a CDS encoding DNA cytosine methyltransferase: MIEVSTEMLEDSCMRAVGLFSGIGGFEAGLAQSGITTDVMCENWEPAARVLQRRFDSDILGDIRDLPALPRCDVVTAGFPCTDLSQVGRTAGIDGAESGLIREVFRLATKRGPSWLVLENVPNLLALHQGAAIRFIVRWLEDHRWNWAYRTVDSQYFGVRQRRRRTYLVASRTEDPRTVLFADNATLAPVRPIHRAYGFYWTEGNRGLGWGEGVTPTLKGGSKLGIASPPGVWLHERSVGDAIVKPSIAAGERLQGFPSGWTDAVNREGERWKLVGNAVTVPVAEWIGSRLVDPGKSVDVERRSFDDRKSWPKAAANVRGVREAWTLSERPLKIAPRASLAAVMDKYGAVPLSIGATTGFATRLKASRLQSRAGFIQALDAHIDAFRKA, encoded by the coding sequence GTGATTGAAGTTTCGACGGAAATGCTCGAGGATTCTTGTATGCGCGCGGTCGGATTGTTCTCAGGCATCGGCGGCTTCGAGGCGGGGTTGGCGCAGTCTGGAATCACCACGGATGTGATGTGTGAGAACTGGGAACCCGCGGCCCGGGTGCTTCAGCGGCGTTTTGACTCAGACATTCTAGGAGACATTCGGGACTTGCCCGCGCTACCCAGATGCGACGTCGTCACTGCCGGATTCCCGTGTACTGATCTCAGTCAGGTCGGGCGCACGGCTGGGATCGATGGGGCTGAGTCAGGTTTGATCCGCGAGGTTTTCCGACTCGCCACCAAGCGCGGACCGAGCTGGCTCGTGCTCGAGAACGTGCCCAACCTCCTCGCGTTACACCAGGGAGCGGCAATCCGTTTCATCGTTCGATGGCTTGAGGACCACCGATGGAACTGGGCATACCGAACGGTGGATTCTCAGTACTTTGGAGTGAGACAGCGACGTCGCCGCACATACCTTGTCGCTTCACGCACTGAGGACCCTCGAACCGTCTTGTTTGCGGATAACGCCACGCTAGCTCCAGTTCGCCCAATCCACCGCGCGTACGGCTTCTATTGGACCGAAGGCAACAGAGGACTCGGATGGGGCGAAGGCGTCACCCCGACGCTCAAGGGCGGATCGAAGCTCGGAATCGCTTCTCCCCCAGGCGTATGGCTTCACGAGCGCAGCGTTGGTGATGCGATCGTGAAACCCTCGATCGCTGCCGGTGAGCGGTTGCAAGGGTTTCCGTCCGGGTGGACCGATGCGGTAAATCGCGAAGGCGAGCGATGGAAGCTCGTTGGCAACGCCGTGACCGTTCCTGTCGCAGAGTGGATCGGCAGCAGATTGGTCGATCCGGGCAAGTCAGTAGACGTTGAGCGAAGGTCCTTCGACGACCGCAAGAGCTGGCCAAAGGCGGCAGCAAATGTGAGAGGAGTGCGCGAAGCCTGGACACTCAGCGAGCGCCCCCTGAAGATCGCGCCTAGGGCGTCGCTGGCGGCGGTCATGGATAAGTACGGGGCGGTTCCGTTGAGTATTGGCGCAACAACAGGATTCGCAACACGCTTGAAGGCGAGCAGGCTGCAAAGCCGTGCCGGATTCATCCAAGCGCTCGATGCTCATATAGATGCCTTCCGAAAAGCCTGA
- a CDS encoding serine/threonine-protein kinase: MSTGSSRAGTTFGKYTLNRLLGKGGMGEVYEAYDNEKRRSVALKILAEQYSQDEQFRTRFQRESYAAAVLQEPHVIPIHDWGEIDGNLYIDMRLVKGQTLHDLIEQGPIEPKRAVAIVNQVAEALDAAHAERLIHRDVKPHNIIITPGDFAYLLDFGIAEAQGDTRLTVAGYQIGSFDYMAPERFGDQPTTPAADVYSLACVLHEALTGKKPFPGGSVEQVMGAQIAAPPPRPSVINPSVPAAFDDVIARGMAKDPDDRYGNAGALGRAAQRALDTNRSNPSQTATQLAPGYPPPTGNPQPYMGPFTGPTGVATAQYSRDRSRAWVLPTVVAVAAALVLSAIGVVIVLLVNQQSEHRAPPATATAYPSPTNPAPESTSEEAAPTGTETTAPENSEVASEQRLQELAASDRPYVGEVLAGRWVPQLSSKRPGVFDEGHTWDNRETLQEHLRLRSRFPGVRLLWSGDWSTFSDSNFWVTIVGITFPDSSGALSWCRNQGFDSDHCAAKVVSTSMPVEGSTAYN; encoded by the coding sequence GTGAGCACGGGTAGTTCACGCGCCGGGACCACGTTCGGTAAATACACACTCAACCGTTTGCTCGGCAAGGGCGGGATGGGCGAGGTCTACGAGGCCTACGACAACGAGAAGCGCAGAAGCGTAGCTCTGAAAATCCTTGCTGAGCAATATTCACAAGACGAGCAGTTTCGTACACGCTTCCAACGTGAGTCATATGCTGCCGCGGTCCTTCAAGAGCCCCACGTCATCCCGATCCACGACTGGGGTGAAATCGACGGCAACCTTTACATTGATATGCGCCTGGTTAAAGGCCAGACGCTGCACGACTTGATCGAGCAGGGACCGATCGAGCCGAAGCGGGCCGTCGCCATCGTCAATCAGGTTGCGGAAGCTTTGGACGCCGCGCACGCCGAGAGATTGATTCACCGCGACGTCAAGCCGCATAACATCATCATCACCCCCGGCGATTTCGCCTATCTCCTCGATTTTGGTATCGCCGAGGCACAGGGCGACACTCGACTGACAGTGGCCGGCTACCAGATCGGCAGCTTCGACTACATGGCGCCCGAACGATTCGGCGATCAGCCGACCACCCCCGCGGCCGATGTCTATTCCTTGGCTTGTGTGCTTCACGAGGCGTTGACCGGGAAAAAGCCATTCCCGGGCGGAAGTGTCGAGCAAGTCATGGGCGCCCAGATCGCCGCACCACCGCCGCGGCCGAGTGTCATAAACCCTTCTGTACCAGCAGCTTTCGATGATGTCATCGCACGCGGCATGGCCAAAGATCCCGATGACCGTTACGGCAACGCGGGCGCGCTCGGACGAGCCGCGCAGCGTGCGCTTGACACGAACCGCTCCAACCCCTCCCAGACCGCGACTCAGCTCGCTCCCGGCTACCCACCGCCTACCGGCAATCCCCAGCCGTACATGGGGCCATTCACCGGCCCAACGGGCGTGGCAACCGCGCAGTATTCGCGGGACCGTTCACGGGCGTGGGTCTTGCCGACTGTCGTAGCGGTCGCCGCCGCGCTTGTGCTGAGCGCGATCGGGGTTGTGATCGTCCTGCTGGTGAATCAACAGTCTGAGCATCGAGCGCCCCCTGCAACGGCGACCGCCTATCCCTCGCCTACCAACCCCGCTCCCGAATCGACGTCGGAAGAGGCCGCGCCGACGGGCACCGAGACAACAGCACCCGAAAATTCTGAAGTGGCCAGCGAGCAGCGGCTGCAGGAACTTGCCGCATCGGATCGCCCCTACGTCGGCGAAGTCCTCGCCGGCCGCTGGGTGCCCCAACTCAGTTCCAAACGACCGGGCGTTTTCGACGAAGGGCATACCTGGGACAACAGGGAGACGCTGCAAGAGCATCTTCGACTCCGAAGCCGCTTTCCCGGGGTTCGACTGCTGTGGTCGGGCGACTGGTCGACGTTCTCCGATTCCAACTTCTGGGTCACGATCGTGGGGATCACATTTCCCGATTCCTCGGGTGCCCTCTCGTGGTGCAGAAACCAAGGTTTTGACTCAGACCATTGCGCCGCCAAGGTCGTAAGCACGTCGATGCCCGTCGAAGGAAGCACCGCGTACAACTGA
- the vapC gene encoding type II toxin-antitoxin system VapC family toxin, whose amino-acid sequence MIVVDTSVWIDVLNDTPAPQATRCVELIEAGQPVALTDVILTEILQGLRSDREAMRVERHLRAFPILRLAELDDFVLAAKLYRAARRAGVTIRKTLDCLIAAPCVRTGVPLLHADADFDRLATCTPLRIWTR is encoded by the coding sequence GTGATTGTCGTCGACACCAGTGTCTGGATCGACGTCCTGAACGACACTCCCGCGCCTCAGGCGACGCGTTGTGTGGAGCTAATTGAAGCCGGACAGCCAGTTGCGTTAACCGACGTGATCTTGACCGAGATCCTGCAGGGGCTGCGGTCGGATCGGGAGGCGATGCGGGTGGAGCGGCATCTACGCGCCTTCCCAATCCTTCGTTTGGCGGAGCTCGACGATTTTGTGCTGGCGGCCAAGCTGTATCGCGCGGCGCGACGTGCTGGTGTAACCATCCGGAAGACTCTCGACTGTCTGATCGCAGCTCCCTGTGTGCGTACCGGTGTTCCGCTGTTGCACGCGGACGCAGACTTTGACCGCCTCGCCACCTGCACACCGCTTCGGATCTGGACGCGCTGA
- a CDS encoding wax ester/triacylglycerol synthase family O-acyltransferase yields MDLLEPLDVAMMTAELLSDPLHVAALLILSPPADAGPGYVDELYRDALTSTAELDPRFRRYPHVGVDTAGLWVWRSDDNVDMHNHIRRRTLPAGADRDALSKVISELHSERLDRSRPMWITYLIDGLENGQFALYIKVHHTVVDGVAGLRMITDAMTTDPDRRSMPPLYTIAPGQPAERSAASRGPIPNPFRLVRSAVNATTSGLGFVRQLALGEISTVVAGLAGRNTLLPFGAPYTRFNGRLGREHAFAGTSWPKSRIRAVQNAAGVTGNDVVTAVVAGVLREWLTAHNELPHQSLVAICPITVRSREHTNDDDQHGNLFGLELCPLATDSADPAERLARIHRAMTWAKRQVASRGSNVTTLLVAPSIGSTVLLPMVPLAPRLRRGYNLSISNVPGPQADLYWNGAHLEEIYPVSTAIGGQALNVTMCSYADRVTFGYVSGRNVMPDIESLIPLTERALVELETAVGVVA; encoded by the coding sequence ATGGACCTGCTGGAGCCGTTGGACGTGGCGATGATGACAGCGGAGCTGCTGTCCGACCCGCTGCACGTCGCCGCGTTGCTGATCCTGTCGCCTCCCGCCGACGCGGGCCCAGGCTACGTCGACGAGCTGTACCGCGATGCGCTGACAAGCACCGCCGAGCTTGATCCGCGATTTCGCCGGTACCCGCACGTCGGCGTCGACACTGCGGGCCTGTGGGTGTGGCGCAGCGACGACAACGTCGACATGCACAACCACATCCGGCGCCGGACGCTGCCTGCGGGCGCCGATCGCGACGCGCTGTCGAAGGTGATCAGCGAGCTGCACAGCGAACGGCTCGACCGGTCGCGGCCGATGTGGATTACGTATCTGATCGACGGTCTCGAAAACGGTCAATTCGCGCTGTACATCAAGGTGCACCACACCGTGGTCGACGGCGTCGCGGGCCTGCGGATGATCACCGATGCGATGACCACCGACCCCGATCGCCGGTCGATGCCACCGCTCTACACCATCGCGCCAGGCCAACCCGCCGAGCGGTCCGCGGCCTCACGCGGACCGATCCCCAACCCGTTCCGACTCGTGCGCTCTGCAGTCAACGCCACCACGTCGGGCCTGGGCTTTGTCCGCCAACTCGCCCTCGGCGAAATATCGACCGTGGTCGCCGGCCTCGCGGGCCGAAATACGTTGCTGCCCTTCGGCGCCCCCTACACCAGGTTCAACGGCCGGCTCGGCCGCGAGCACGCCTTCGCGGGTACCAGCTGGCCGAAGTCGCGCATCCGGGCCGTGCAGAACGCGGCCGGAGTCACCGGCAACGATGTGGTGACCGCCGTGGTGGCGGGCGTGCTGCGGGAGTGGCTCACCGCGCACAACGAGCTACCCCATCAGTCACTGGTGGCCATCTGCCCGATCACGGTACGCAGCCGCGAGCACACCAACGACGACGATCAGCACGGCAACTTGTTCGGTCTGGAGTTGTGCCCGTTGGCCACCGACTCGGCTGATCCGGCCGAGCGGCTGGCCCGCATCCACCGTGCGATGACGTGGGCCAAGCGCCAGGTGGCCAGCCGCGGGTCGAACGTGACCACGCTGTTGGTCGCGCCGAGTATCGGGTCCACGGTCCTGTTGCCGATGGTGCCGCTCGCGCCGCGGCTGCGCCGCGGCTACAACTTGTCGATCTCCAATGTTCCCGGCCCGCAGGCCGACTTGTATTGGAACGGAGCACATCTGGAGGAGATCTACCCCGTGTCGACGGCGATCGGCGGGCAGGCGTTGAATGTGACGATGTGCTCCTATGCCGACCGAGTGACGTTCGGCTATGTTTCCGGCCGCAATGTGATGCCCGACATCGAGTCGCTCATACCGTTGACTGAGCGCGCACTGGTCGAGCTGGAGACCGCCGTCGGAGTGGTGGCGTGA
- a CDS encoding very short patch repair endonuclease encodes MPSEKPEPLDDSIRRRMQSQLRRDTELELRTRKALHRMGYRYRVDYRPEKSLRCRGDLVFTKRKVIVFVDGCFWHGCPLHATSPKNNADWWREKLDANVKRDARNSVALSDLGWTVVRIWEHETVDEAVAQVRRALEQTQAG; translated from the coding sequence ATGCCTTCCGAAAAGCCTGAACCTCTGGATGACTCAATCCGTCGGCGGATGCAGTCGCAGCTCCGACGGGACACCGAGCTCGAGCTCAGAACACGTAAGGCTCTGCATCGCATGGGTTATCGCTACCGGGTCGACTACCGCCCCGAAAAGTCACTGCGCTGTCGAGGCGATCTCGTGTTCACTAAGCGGAAAGTAATTGTGTTCGTCGACGGCTGTTTCTGGCACGGCTGCCCTCTGCACGCAACATCACCCAAGAACAACGCTGATTGGTGGCGTGAGAAACTCGACGCAAACGTCAAGAGAGATGCGCGAAATAGTGTCGCGCTGAGCGATCTTGGCTGGACAGTAGTTCGAATCTGGGAACACGAAACGGTGGACGAGGCCGTTGCCCAAGTCCGACGGGCGCTCGAGCAGACGCAAGCCGGTTAA